The following are encoded together in the Aerococcus mictus genome:
- a CDS encoding ECF transporter S component codes for MHKNNSLFEWVAMGMYAALIILAITFIHIPMPSAISKSFVHPGNALVVLGVLLMGEKRGTLAAVAGLFLYDVLNGYASVAIFTVLENLVVIAVVSLLFRKVFHSELTIGRLATIGIVAGVTKVIVIFIKYTFRQVLLGNSLAAAMAIAATGMPASLFTAAVTAVLVTLLYYPMKKVVDRYPALAA; via the coding sequence ATGCATAAAAATAATTCTCTCTTTGAATGGGTGGCCATGGGGATGTATGCAGCTCTCATTATTTTAGCCATTACTTTTATTCACATTCCTATGCCTTCCGCTATTTCCAAGAGCTTTGTTCACCCAGGCAACGCCCTAGTGGTTCTCGGAGTCCTCTTAATGGGAGAAAAGCGAGGCACCTTAGCCGCTGTAGCGGGTCTATTCCTCTATGATGTCCTCAATGGCTATGCTTCGGTGGCGATTTTCACAGTTCTAGAAAACCTGGTGGTGATTGCCGTCGTTAGCCTACTCTTCCGCAAGGTCTTCCATTCAGAATTGACCATCGGACGCTTAGCCACTATTGGAATCGTCGCTGGGGTGACCAAGGTCATTGTCATTTTCATCAAGTACACCTTCCGTCAAGTCTTACTAGGCAATTCCCTAGCAGCAGCCATGGCCATCGCCGCAACCGGTATGCCAGCCAGCTTATTCACAGCAGCAGTAACAGCTGTCCTAGTTACCCTGCTCTATTATCCAATGAAAAAAGTCGTTGACCGTTACCCCGCTTTAGCCGCTTAA
- a CDS encoding NADPH-dependent FMN reductase, which produces MAKKVVVLVGSLREGSYARKIAQNAIDMFSDDYEAEIVEIRDLPLYDADYDDAEMTNKPLPESYVSFRQAINDAAGVLFVTPENNRTIPACLKNAVDVASKPKGAVAWTNTPAAIISHSVGAMGGYSANKNLRLALSYFVMPTIQQPEVFLGHSADLLDEDGKFKQESTINFVQSYIDQFEDLMAKNPKK; this is translated from the coding sequence ATGGCAAAAAAAGTTGTAGTTTTAGTGGGAAGTTTACGTGAGGGATCCTATGCACGCAAGATTGCTCAAAATGCGATCGACATGTTTAGTGACGACTATGAGGCTGAAATTGTCGAAATTCGTGACTTACCCCTATATGATGCTGACTACGATGACGCTGAAATGACTAATAAACCCTTACCAGAAAGCTATGTGAGCTTCCGTCAAGCCATTAATGATGCCGCCGGGGTCTTATTTGTTACCCCTGAAAATAACCGGACCATTCCTGCCTGCTTAAAGAATGCAGTTGACGTGGCTTCAAAACCTAAGGGAGCAGTGGCTTGGACCAATACACCGGCTGCAATTATCTCGCATTCGGTCGGTGCCATGGGGGGATACAGTGCAAACAAGAACTTACGTCTAGCTTTGTCTTACTTCGTGATGCCAACTATCCAACAACCTGAAGTCTTCTTGGGTCATTCAGCTGACCTCTTAGACGAAGATGGCAAGTTCAAACAAGAATCAACCATTAACTTTGTTCAATCCTATATTGATCAATTCGAAGACTTGATGGCTAAAAATCCTAAAAAATAA